Proteins encoded in a region of the Scrofimicrobium sp. R131 genome:
- a CDS encoding transporter substrate-binding domain-containing protein yields MVSSRARRRAGVALALGLAGVLSACTSPVDISTPSQDNQPMSDEVAAPTWEVRSDIAAMVPDEIASEGRLRNGISLSNGPGSYLDPQHGNLTGFDVDLSQAIGQVMGLEQTVQVPVQFSHLLQNLGADYDLATSMVTVTSQRLENANFVTYAETGTGYLIKTGNPHNFDPESPCGQKVVAQSATVQEQQLKLLSELCAANDETPIQILTRASLKEVLTALREDAGIAAFLDAIAIDSVTSEPGSRLVPIGKITNKAPLGIAVSKDNPQLTVAVQAAVQYLMDEGFVRETFEKYGVGDAALASSVINPRVD; encoded by the coding sequence ATGGTCAGCTCGCGGGCACGCCGACGGGCCGGGGTGGCACTTGCCCTCGGGCTCGCGGGCGTGCTTTCGGCCTGCACCTCGCCGGTGGACATTTCCACCCCCAGTCAGGACAATCAGCCCATGTCCGACGAGGTGGCGGCCCCCACCTGGGAAGTCCGCAGTGACATTGCCGCCATGGTGCCCGATGAGATCGCCTCGGAAGGCAGACTGCGGAACGGCATTTCCCTTTCCAATGGCCCCGGCAGCTACCTGGACCCCCAACACGGTAATCTGACCGGCTTCGACGTAGATTTGTCGCAGGCCATCGGACAGGTGATGGGGCTGGAGCAGACGGTGCAGGTGCCGGTGCAGTTCTCCCACCTGCTGCAAAACCTTGGGGCCGACTACGACCTGGCTACCTCGATGGTGACGGTGACCAGCCAGCGCCTAGAGAACGCCAACTTCGTCACCTACGCGGAGACGGGGACCGGGTACCTAATCAAGACCGGGAACCCGCACAATTTTGATCCTGAATCGCCCTGTGGACAAAAGGTGGTCGCCCAGTCGGCCACCGTGCAGGAGCAGCAGCTGAAACTGCTGTCCGAGCTGTGCGCCGCCAACGACGAAACCCCCATTCAGATCCTGACGCGGGCCTCCCTGAAGGAGGTGCTCACCGCGCTGCGCGAAGACGCAGGCATCGCTGCCTTCCTGGATGCAATCGCGATTGACTCCGTTACCAGTGAGCCCGGCAGCCGCCTCGTCCCCATCGGCAAGATCACCAACAAGGCGCCCCTGGGGATCGCGGTTTCCAAGGACAACCCCCAGCTGACCGTGGCCGTCCAGGCCGCCGTCCAGTACCTGATGGATGAAGGGTTTGTTCGGGAGACCTTCGAGAAGTACGGCGTCGGAGATGCGGCGTTGGCTTCTTCGGTGATCAACCCCCGGGTCGACTGA
- a CDS encoding DUF4191 domain-containing protein: MAKNSSSGADTSSAPKKNRWYKNLADSYRIVARTYKWVPYAMIILPILLLGGSVALGMVLKPVWMWLITGVMLALLADMLILSTLLRPAMYSQVDGTVGSVYVVISQIKRGWVINDQPVQVTREQDLVWRIVGRAGVVLISEGPSNHVRPLLVNERKKINRITANAPVVFIECGHDEGQIPLKKLPRKLRSLKKQLTKAEVPAVAMRLDAIEAKSSPIPRGVDPNNVRMNRRALRGK, encoded by the coding sequence ATGGCTAAGAACTCATCGTCTGGCGCCGACACCTCCTCCGCGCCCAAGAAGAACCGTTGGTACAAGAACCTGGCGGACTCGTACCGGATCGTTGCTCGGACCTACAAGTGGGTTCCGTACGCGATGATCATCCTGCCGATTTTGCTGCTCGGCGGCTCGGTGGCGCTAGGAATGGTGCTGAAGCCGGTGTGGATGTGGCTGATCACCGGCGTGATGCTGGCCCTGCTGGCCGACATGCTAATTCTGTCGACTCTGCTGCGCCCCGCCATGTACTCCCAGGTCGACGGGACCGTCGGTTCCGTTTACGTGGTCATCTCCCAGATCAAGCGGGGCTGGGTGATTAACGACCAGCCGGTTCAGGTCACGCGAGAGCAGGATCTGGTTTGGCGCATCGTTGGTCGTGCCGGGGTGGTCCTGATTTCTGAGGGTCCCTCCAATCACGTGCGCCCGCTGCTGGTGAACGAGCGGAAGAAGATCAACCGGATCACCGCCAACGCGCCCGTCGTGTTCATTGAGTGCGGCCACGATGAAGGTCAGATCCCGCTGAAGAAGCTGCCCCGCAAACTCCGGTCGCTGAAGAAGCAGTTGACCAAGGCCGAGGTGCCGGCGGTGGCGATGCGTCTCGACGCGATTGAAGCCAAGTCCTCCCCCATTCCTCGCGGCGTGGATCCGAACAACGTGCGGATGAACCGCCGAGCGCTGCGCGGTAAGTAA
- a CDS encoding MFS transporter, with protein MAASASPFRALGHYRLLPGLVGWPALIVAFLARTPFAMIPLGVMTAFTAATGSVAIGGLATGIASISTAIAAPLLGRVAERVGQKKLLLSVVPVNALGLLGLFILSFRSEVHWSLWALCILTGATAVPVGSFTRSRWVQKTTTPYQLSAAFSYESMADELVFVLGPALVGVAASTAMPSAPLALAFIVMLAAGLPFALTAPGKTALPTEAKEVSTEPAPPIFRVIWTVILPIAVLVCVGAFFGSSQAAITERADQMGMSGQAGLVYAVMGIGSAISALMVVVIPERFAFWKRIFISALGMAVGMVLIALAPNLGLTALFMGLTGFFIGPTLVTAFSLTERMAPPSGMTVAMTTMSSSVTVGVAFGSSVGGALAARAGAETAFLFGAGASALIVVLALLLATPKQLQRVSRN; from the coding sequence ATGGCTGCTTCTGCTTCTCCCTTCCGTGCCCTGGGGCACTATCGACTCTTGCCGGGTCTGGTCGGCTGGCCGGCTCTGATCGTGGCTTTCCTGGCTCGAACCCCATTTGCGATGATCCCCCTCGGGGTGATGACCGCCTTTACTGCCGCCACCGGGTCGGTGGCAATTGGGGGTTTGGCCACGGGAATTGCTTCCATTTCCACCGCAATTGCCGCTCCCCTGCTGGGGCGGGTGGCCGAACGGGTAGGGCAGAAAAAACTGCTGCTCTCAGTGGTGCCGGTCAACGCCCTCGGATTGCTGGGCTTGTTCATTCTTTCCTTCCGGTCCGAAGTGCACTGGTCCCTGTGGGCGCTTTGCATTCTGACCGGGGCGACCGCGGTCCCGGTCGGCTCGTTCACCCGGTCGCGCTGGGTCCAAAAGACGACCACTCCCTACCAGCTGTCGGCCGCATTCAGCTACGAGTCGATGGCTGACGAACTGGTCTTCGTGCTGGGCCCGGCCCTGGTCGGCGTGGCCGCCTCAACCGCGATGCCCTCGGCACCCCTCGCGCTCGCATTCATCGTCATGCTGGCGGCGGGCCTGCCGTTTGCCCTAACCGCTCCCGGAAAGACCGCTCTGCCCACCGAGGCGAAAGAGGTGTCCACCGAGCCTGCCCCGCCCATTTTCCGGGTGATCTGGACGGTCATTTTGCCAATTGCCGTTCTGGTCTGCGTGGGGGCGTTCTTCGGCTCGTCCCAGGCCGCGATCACCGAGCGGGCCGACCAAATGGGAATGTCCGGGCAGGCGGGCCTGGTGTATGCCGTGATGGGAATTGGCTCGGCGATCTCCGCCCTGATGGTGGTGGTAATCCCCGAGCGCTTCGCTTTCTGGAAACGCATCTTCATCTCCGCCCTGGGGATGGCCGTGGGCATGGTGCTGATTGCCCTGGCCCCCAATTTGGGCCTGACCGCCCTGTTCATGGGTTTGACCGGATTCTTCATTGGCCCCACCCTGGTGACGGCGTTCTCGTTGACCGAGCGGATGGCTCCGCCGAGCGGGATGACCGTGGCGATGACCACGATGTCTTCCTCGGTGACGGTGGGGGTGGCGTTCGGGTCCTCCGTCGGTGGCGCCCTGGCAGCCCGGGCGGGGGCAGAGACCGCCTTCCTGTTTGGCGCCGGCGCATCAGCCCTGATCGTTGTGTTGGCCCTGCTTTTGGCCACTCCGAAACAACTGCAACGGGTTTCCCGGAACTAA
- a CDS encoding alpha-amylase family protein, protein MVPRWVNNVIWWHVYPLGFTGAPIRTEPDRAPRLRQLLNWLDYAGDLGVNGLLLGPIFASSTHGYDTVDYFQIDPRLGTEAEFLELVAACRERGFRLGLDGVFNHVGREHPWVQDVLQRGSQSEGAQLLRWDESAGFTYFEGHEALVTLRHDDPAVVDYLVRVMEYWLERGIDGWRLDAAYAVAPEVWAQVLTRVRANFPEAWFLGEVIHGDYAQFAQVSTVDSLTQYELWKAIWSSMVDRNYFELAAALERHNQFMGAELPHTFVGNHDVSRIASVVGESGSILALTVLMTVGGVPSIYYGDEYAYQGWKREELGGDDDVRPVMPEFPADLGPLGREVYRQHQLLIGLRRNHPWLVRAQTEVVALSNEQIEYQVSGPDSESLTVTLSLSEPKSARVVDQRGQICFSFPG, encoded by the coding sequence GTGGTACCGCGGTGGGTGAACAATGTCATCTGGTGGCACGTCTATCCGCTGGGTTTTACCGGCGCTCCCATTCGAACCGAGCCGGATCGGGCTCCCCGCTTGCGCCAGTTGCTCAACTGGTTGGACTATGCTGGCGACCTGGGTGTCAACGGACTTTTGCTCGGCCCGATCTTTGCATCCTCTACCCACGGCTACGACACGGTGGACTACTTCCAGATTGATCCTCGGCTTGGAACCGAGGCGGAGTTCCTGGAACTGGTGGCCGCCTGCCGCGAGCGCGGCTTCCGCCTGGGGTTGGACGGAGTTTTCAACCACGTGGGGCGCGAGCACCCGTGGGTGCAGGATGTCTTGCAGCGCGGCTCACAGAGCGAGGGTGCCCAGCTGCTGCGCTGGGACGAGTCGGCAGGGTTCACCTATTTTGAGGGGCACGAGGCCCTGGTGACTTTGCGTCACGACGATCCGGCGGTAGTGGACTACCTGGTCCGGGTGATGGAGTACTGGTTGGAGCGCGGGATCGACGGCTGGCGCCTGGATGCGGCCTACGCGGTCGCGCCCGAAGTGTGGGCGCAGGTGCTGACCAGGGTGCGCGCCAACTTCCCGGAGGCCTGGTTCCTGGGCGAGGTGATCCACGGCGACTACGCCCAGTTTGCCCAGGTTTCCACCGTGGATTCGCTGACGCAGTACGAGCTGTGGAAGGCAATCTGGTCATCGATGGTGGATCGCAACTACTTCGAGCTAGCGGCGGCCCTGGAGCGGCACAATCAGTTCATGGGGGCGGAGTTACCCCATACTTTCGTCGGCAACCACGACGTGTCCCGAATCGCCTCGGTGGTGGGTGAGTCCGGTTCCATCCTGGCCTTGACCGTCCTGATGACGGTGGGTGGGGTCCCCTCGATCTACTACGGGGACGAGTACGCCTATCAGGGATGGAAACGGGAGGAATTGGGCGGCGATGACGACGTCCGCCCGGTGATGCCGGAGTTTCCCGCCGATCTGGGACCCCTCGGACGCGAGGTCTACCGCCAGCATCAGCTGCTGATCGGGCTGCGCCGTAACCACCCGTGGTTGGTCCGGGCCCAAACGGAAGTGGTGGCTCTCTCCAACGAACAGATCGAGTACCAGGTGTCGGGACCGGATTCGGAGTCACTGACGGTCACGCTCAGTTTGTCGGAGCCGAAGTCGGCCCGAGTGGTGGACCAGCGCGGCCAGATCTGCTTCAGTTTTCCAGGCTGA
- a CDS encoding DsbA family protein, giving the protein MTETSGEKTFIDPAKLQGQLRLSRILNVALLLLVAILVVVVVVRPAAAPAPEAGTNTEQSQPSTPTATPTVPEQNVQPEAKAPASHLRAQADDPLAVGSIDAPVVISEWTDYRCPYCALFANETLPTLLKDYVDSGQVRIEFNDVFFFGDESFDAAVAARAAAAQGYYLPYIEALYAAAPENGGHPPMPREKLIGFAQEAGVPDLKQFEADLDSEEIKAAVQASHNQAVALGVNSVPFFVVGDQALAGAQPLEVFQQVIAQQLG; this is encoded by the coding sequence ATGACTGAAACCTCAGGGGAAAAGACGTTCATCGATCCGGCCAAGCTGCAGGGGCAGCTCAGGCTCTCCAGAATCCTGAACGTGGCGCTCCTGCTCTTGGTGGCAATCCTGGTTGTGGTGGTTGTGGTGCGCCCGGCGGCAGCTCCGGCTCCTGAGGCCGGAACCAACACCGAGCAGAGCCAGCCATCCACGCCGACCGCCACCCCGACAGTGCCGGAGCAGAACGTCCAACCCGAGGCCAAAGCCCCCGCCTCCCACCTGCGTGCGCAGGCTGATGACCCGCTCGCGGTCGGTTCCATCGATGCCCCGGTGGTGATCAGCGAGTGGACCGACTACCGATGCCCCTATTGCGCTCTCTTTGCCAACGAGACCCTGCCGACTCTGCTGAAGGATTACGTCGATTCCGGACAGGTTCGAATTGAGTTCAACGACGTGTTCTTCTTTGGGGATGAGTCCTTTGACGCGGCCGTGGCCGCCCGCGCCGCTGCGGCCCAGGGCTACTACCTGCCGTACATTGAGGCGCTCTACGCCGCGGCGCCGGAGAATGGTGGGCACCCGCCCATGCCCCGGGAAAAGCTGATCGGCTTCGCGCAGGAAGCCGGGGTCCCGGACTTGAAACAGTTCGAAGCTGACCTGGACTCGGAGGAAATCAAAGCGGCCGTGCAGGCCAGCCACAACCAGGCGGTGGCTCTGGGCGTGAACTCCGTGCCGTTCTTCGTCGTTGGGGACCAGGCCCTGGCCGGTGCCCAGCCCCTGGAAGTGTTCCAGCAGGTAATTGCTCAGCAACTGGGCTGA